From Varibaculum massiliense, a single genomic window includes:
- a CDS encoding NUDIX hydrolase encodes MTARPKPPHMRIVRSAGALVWRLRPEANPIPGTMIPAQRQDIQVLIVHRPRYDDWSWPKGKREPGEAIPATAVREVEEETGVPIRLGAPLTVQRYRLGARVTKEVHYWVGFPDVSPETLRARPLAPLASTKEIDKCQWVGARKAMRLLTRRGDRRLLEELLTRLAERTLYTRTLAVLRHAKATKRSHWEGTEMTRPLSRRGSSQVLRLLPALSALGINQIITSPWRRCVATVAPYATLSGTPLTTEASFTEDAYREDSSKMRSVVRGLLTKSKLDAPASPLAICVHRPTIPGIIGELAPLTPNNLGRLLPQDDPYLKTAGMLLVHIADYPEPRVVDLEVFRLDP; translated from the coding sequence ATGACGGCTCGACCTAAGCCACCGCACATGCGGATAGTGCGGTCCGCAGGCGCATTAGTATGGCGTTTGCGACCAGAAGCCAACCCCATTCCCGGCACCATGATTCCCGCGCAGCGTCAAGATATCCAGGTGCTGATTGTGCATCGACCTCGCTATGACGACTGGTCTTGGCCGAAAGGCAAACGCGAACCCGGGGAGGCAATACCGGCAACGGCAGTGCGCGAAGTTGAAGAGGAAACTGGAGTCCCCATTCGTTTGGGAGCACCACTGACAGTCCAGAGGTATCGCCTGGGAGCGCGGGTTACTAAAGAGGTTCACTACTGGGTAGGTTTCCCGGATGTTTCCCCGGAAACTTTGCGGGCTCGTCCCCTGGCTCCCCTAGCTTCTACCAAAGAGATTGATAAATGTCAGTGGGTGGGGGCGCGCAAAGCTATGCGGCTGCTGACTCGCCGCGGAGACCGGCGTCTGCTAGAGGAACTACTAACCCGCCTGGCAGAACGCACTTTATATACCCGCACCTTGGCGGTGCTGCGCCATGCGAAAGCTACTAAACGCTCCCATTGGGAAGGCACCGAGATGACCCGGCCACTATCCCGGCGGGGTTCTTCTCAAGTGTTGCGGCTGCTCCCGGCCCTTTCGGCTCTGGGGATTAACCAAATAATTACTTCCCCCTGGCGGCGCTGCGTTGCCACCGTGGCTCCCTACGCCACGCTCTCGGGTACTCCCCTCACGACCGAGGCCTCCTTTACCGAGGACGCCTATCGGGAAGATTCCTCCAAGATGCGCTCAGTAGTGCGGGGCTTACTTACGAAAAGTAAGTTAGATGCACCCGCCTCGCCGCTGGCAATTTGCGTTCATCGTCCCACTATCCCGGGGATTATTGGGGAATTGGCGCCCCTTACCCCTAACAATTTGGGCAGGTTATTACCCCAAGATGACCCCTATTTAAAGACTGCGGGAATGTTGCTAGTGCATATTGCGGATTACCCGGAGCCGCGTGTTGTTGACCTGGAAGTATTTCGTCTAGATCCCTAG
- a CDS encoding RNA degradosome polyphosphate kinase, whose amino-acid sequence MERKQDAENRTEPKVGKAKIKEDATGQSHVVPSPADIARVYKENPQTEPTPQVDRVAAQSNFETATADELISSKTSPEQFPGTDYEDADYDLPTGASPFVDGKKIAADDEILPRPKKTVTPAAASATKTKATGKDAKATSKDNGSTPAKETSKTAGNSEKTTAEKKPRKVASASAGHAQTDGPEDLSTISPSTLREAPGIDKLAQAGPLGQDKPLPKGRFGDRELSWMQFNQRVLEQAEDERLPILERAWFTTIFSSNLDEFYMVRVAGLKRRIAAGIARTAASGLTPRQVLDLVTERAQVLCARQAGFVQNTLLGELKKVGIKLRRWDDLAPEQQEFLHGYFRRQIFPILTPLAVDPSHPFPYISGLSVNLAVVLRNPLTGKQHFARVKIPESLPRLICVEQAIDQIIPEDALDTKGEATFVTLEDVIGPHLDHLFPGMEILEHHVFRLTRNEDLEVEEDDAENLLTAMEQELLRRRFGPAVRLEVAEGISRPVLDFLVAKLEIGMEDVFALPEPIDLRCLNELHELDLPELKYKKFVPATAAGLAEVESARPTDIFAMIRSHDVLLHHPYDSFSTSVQHFVTYAAKDPKVRSIKQTLYRTSSDSPIVSALIEAAQNGKQVLAIVEIKARFDEDANISWARKLERAGVHVVYGMVGLKTHCKLSMVVREEADGLRRYCHVGTGNYHPKTARGYEDLGLLTCDREVAQDLTRLFNQLSGYAPRTSFHRLLVAPRSIRPGIIERIEREVDNYRNGLPAYIGIKVNSLVDEAVTDALYRASQAGVPIDIVVRGICTIRSGVRGLSENIRVRSILGRFLEHSRIYAFENAGQPEVWIGSADLMHRNLDRRVEALIRIKDSEMTAELMDLVKLEASPEVSSWHLRRDGTWRRHINAKDGSPLMDIQEYLINKANSRMKGR is encoded by the coding sequence ATGGAACGCAAACAGGACGCTGAAAACAGGACAGAACCGAAAGTCGGGAAGGCCAAAATTAAAGAAGACGCCACCGGTCAGTCGCACGTAGTACCCTCTCCTGCCGATATCGCCCGGGTTTATAAGGAAAATCCCCAGACTGAACCTACCCCGCAGGTTGATCGGGTGGCAGCACAATCAAATTTTGAGACCGCGACTGCTGATGAACTGATTTCTTCAAAGACCTCACCCGAACAGTTTCCCGGAACCGATTATGAGGACGCCGACTACGACCTGCCTACGGGCGCTTCTCCATTTGTAGACGGCAAAAAAATAGCTGCCGACGATGAGATTTTGCCGCGCCCGAAAAAAACTGTAACTCCCGCTGCTGCTAGCGCCACTAAGACCAAAGCAACTGGTAAAGACGCTAAAGCTACCAGTAAAGATAACGGGAGTACGCCAGCTAAGGAAACCTCGAAAACCGCTGGCAATAGTGAAAAAACTACAGCGGAAAAGAAGCCACGCAAGGTGGCATCGGCAAGCGCCGGTCACGCCCAAACCGATGGCCCGGAAGATCTTTCCACTATCAGCCCCTCCACTTTGCGAGAGGCTCCCGGCATTGACAAATTGGCGCAAGCCGGCCCCCTCGGTCAAGACAAACCTCTCCCCAAAGGACGCTTCGGGGATCGGGAACTGTCCTGGATGCAGTTCAACCAACGAGTATTAGAGCAGGCAGAGGACGAGCGCCTTCCTATCTTGGAGCGCGCCTGGTTCACTACGATTTTCTCCTCCAACTTGGATGAGTTCTATATGGTGCGCGTAGCCGGGCTTAAACGGCGTATTGCCGCCGGAATTGCCCGTACCGCCGCCTCTGGACTCACCCCCCGGCAGGTACTAGACCTGGTGACTGAACGCGCCCAGGTTCTGTGTGCCCGGCAAGCCGGTTTCGTGCAAAACACTTTGCTAGGCGAACTGAAAAAGGTAGGAATCAAGCTGCGGCGCTGGGACGATCTTGCCCCTGAGCAGCAAGAATTCCTGCACGGCTATTTCCGGCGCCAGATTTTCCCCATCCTTACCCCGCTAGCGGTGGATCCCTCGCACCCTTTCCCTTATATTTCGGGACTATCAGTGAACCTGGCAGTAGTACTCCGTAATCCCCTGACGGGCAAACAGCATTTCGCACGGGTAAAAATCCCGGAGAGCCTGCCGCGGCTAATCTGCGTGGAGCAGGCAATAGACCAGATCATCCCGGAGGATGCGCTGGATACCAAGGGAGAGGCCACTTTCGTTACCCTGGAGGACGTTATCGGTCCCCACCTGGATCACCTCTTCCCGGGGATGGAGATATTAGAACATCACGTGTTCCGCCTGACCCGCAACGAAGACTTGGAAGTGGAAGAGGACGATGCCGAGAACTTGCTGACCGCGATGGAGCAAGAACTGTTGCGGCGTCGTTTCGGCCCGGCAGTGCGCCTAGAGGTGGCAGAGGGGATTTCCCGTCCAGTCCTAGACTTCCTGGTGGCCAAGCTAGAGATTGGGATGGAGGACGTTTTCGCCCTGCCGGAACCGATTGACTTGCGCTGCCTGAACGAGCTACATGAACTGGATTTGCCGGAACTCAAATACAAGAAGTTTGTTCCCGCGACTGCCGCCGGGCTCGCGGAAGTAGAATCGGCCAGGCCTACCGATATTTTCGCGATGATTCGTAGCCACGATGTACTGCTGCACCACCCCTATGATTCTTTCTCGACCTCGGTCCAGCATTTCGTAACTTACGCCGCTAAAGATCCGAAAGTACGTTCTATAAAGCAGACGCTTTACCGTACCTCCTCGGATTCTCCAATCGTGTCTGCCCTGATTGAAGCGGCTCAAAACGGAAAACAGGTGCTAGCAATTGTAGAAATCAAAGCCCGTTTCGATGAGGACGCCAACATTTCTTGGGCGCGCAAACTAGAGCGAGCCGGGGTGCACGTAGTCTATGGGATGGTGGGGTTGAAAACTCACTGCAAACTGTCAATGGTGGTGCGGGAAGAAGCCGATGGGCTGCGTCGTTACTGCCACGTCGGTACCGGAAACTATCACCCCAAGACCGCTCGGGGATACGAGGATCTGGGCTTGCTGACTTGCGACCGTGAGGTAGCCCAAGACCTGACTCGCCTGTTTAATCAGCTTTCGGGGTATGCGCCGCGTACTTCCTTCCACCGCCTGCTGGTAGCACCACGTTCTATCCGTCCGGGGATTATTGAACGTATTGAACGCGAGGTTGATAATTACCGCAACGGACTGCCCGCCTATATCGGAATTAAAGTAAACTCCCTGGTAGACGAGGCAGTAACTGATGCCCTCTACCGCGCCAGCCAGGCGGGGGTACCAATCGATATTGTGGTACGCGGAATCTGCACGATTCGTTCCGGGGTGCGCGGCCTCTCGGAAAATATCCGGGTGCGCTCTATTTTGGGGCGCTTCCTGGAACATTCCCGTATTTACGCTTTTGAAAATGCCGGGCAACCGGAGGTGTGGATTGGTTCTGCTGATCTGATGCACCGCAACCTGGATCGCCGGGTAGAGGCGTTAATTCGAATCAAGGATTCCGAGATGACTGCGGAACTCATGGATCTAGTAAAGCTAGAGGCCTCCCCGGAGGTATCTTCTTGGCATTTACGCCGGGATGGAACTTGGCGGCGTCATATCAACGCCAAGGATGGTTCCCCCCTAATGGATATCCAAGAGTACCTAATTAATAAGGCTAATTCGCGTATGAAAGGGCGCTAA
- a CDS encoding FAD-dependent oxidoreductase, producing the protein MSDRPLSVAVIGAGPAGIYASDILSKSGLNVEIDLFERLPAPYGLVRYGVAPDHPRIRAIITALYKVLQRGDIRLLANVNVGGEDADITVDDLHEHYDAIIFATGSDRDKPIDLPGRDLPECFGASDFVSWYDGNPDYPRFWPLEAKEVAVIGVGNVALDIARVMAKHPADMLKTEIPENVAKELYKSPITDVHIFGRRGPAQVKFTPLELRELGQQPGVKVIVSEEDFEFDEGSEQAIAASKQTKMVVDTLINYAMDEDDREADRRIHLHLFSAPKEILADEDGHVRALVTERTQLNGDGTVSGTGELRETPVQAVYRAVGYFSSPIEGLPFDERRGVIPNQEGRVTDLEGTPLNGIYATGWVKRGPVGLIGSTKSDAQQTIAHLVEDAEAGKLVATGKAVGHDAMIELLEQRGVPFSTWHGWELLDEYEKQLGADFGEVEGGRGARERVKVVSRKAMSAISRGEDVPEDLIGKDGE; encoded by the coding sequence GTGTCTGACCGTCCGCTCAGTGTCGCCGTGATTGGAGCCGGCCCCGCCGGAATCTACGCCTCCGATATTTTGTCCAAATCTGGTCTAAATGTAGAGATTGACCTATTTGAGCGCCTGCCCGCGCCCTACGGTCTGGTGCGTTACGGGGTGGCGCCAGACCATCCTCGAATTCGCGCGATTATTACCGCCCTCTACAAGGTTTTGCAGCGCGGAGATATTCGCCTGCTCGCCAATGTAAATGTTGGTGGCGAGGACGCCGATATTACCGTTGATGACCTGCATGAACACTATGATGCGATTATTTTTGCTACCGGCTCTGATCGGGATAAACCCATCGACTTACCCGGTCGAGACCTCCCGGAATGCTTTGGCGCCTCCGATTTTGTGTCCTGGTACGACGGCAACCCGGATTATCCGCGTTTTTGGCCCTTAGAGGCTAAAGAAGTGGCGGTGATTGGGGTAGGTAACGTTGCCCTGGATATTGCCCGGGTCATGGCGAAGCATCCTGCAGATATGTTGAAAACCGAGATTCCGGAAAACGTAGCGAAAGAGCTTTATAAATCCCCAATCACAGATGTGCATATTTTCGGGCGGCGCGGGCCTGCCCAGGTGAAGTTCACCCCCTTAGAGCTGCGTGAACTCGGCCAACAGCCGGGGGTAAAAGTGATTGTTTCTGAGGAAGATTTCGAGTTTGACGAAGGCTCGGAGCAGGCGATAGCGGCCTCAAAACAAACCAAAATGGTGGTTGATACCTTAATTAATTATGCCATGGATGAGGACGACCGGGAGGCTGACCGCCGTATCCACCTGCATTTATTCTCGGCTCCCAAAGAGATTTTGGCTGATGAGGACGGGCATGTGCGCGCCCTAGTTACCGAACGTACCCAGCTGAACGGAGACGGAACAGTTTCCGGTACTGGCGAGCTGCGGGAAACCCCGGTACAGGCGGTTTATCGCGCGGTGGGGTATTTCTCCTCTCCGATTGAGGGGCTGCCTTTCGATGAGCGGCGCGGAGTAATCCCCAATCAGGAAGGGCGGGTCACCGACCTGGAGGGAACCCCCTTGAACGGTATTTACGCAACCGGTTGGGTTAAGCGTGGTCCGGTAGGGCTGATTGGGTCTACCAAGTCCGATGCCCAGCAAACTATCGCCCACCTGGTAGAGGACGCCGAAGCTGGCAAGCTAGTGGCTACCGGCAAAGCGGTGGGTCACGACGCCATGATTGAGCTACTTGAACAGCGCGGGGTTCCTTTCTCTACTTGGCATGGCTGGGAGCTACTGGACGAATACGAAAAGCAGCTGGGCGCAGACTTTGGCGAGGTCGAGGGGGGACGCGGGGCGCGTGAACGCGTCAAAGTGGTGTCCCGTAAAGCGATGAGCGCGATTTCCCGCGGCGAGGACGTACCGGAAGATCTAATCGGTAAGGACGGAGAATAG
- the htpX gene encoding zinc metalloprotease HtpX, translating to MAGKRFGNGVKTALLLGIMWAILLGIGYLISYGTNNSAFLWIFAAIGLASTFYSYWNSDKLAIRAMGAYPVDPGQYPQIVKIVTELSQAAGQPMPRLYIAPTATPNAFATGRNPSHAAVCCTEGILQLLNERELRGVLSHELMHVYNRDILTSSIAAAIGGLITSAAQMMFFFGGGRRDEESSGPLAAIGALLMVFLAPLAATLTQLAISRTREFDADQTGAELSGDPLALASALKKLEAGTTARPLTKNPQTEKVGFMMITNPFRAGGMRQLFSTHPPMDQRIRRLEEMAGY from the coding sequence ATGGCGGGAAAACGGTTTGGAAACGGCGTGAAGACCGCGTTGCTACTGGGAATCATGTGGGCGATTCTCTTGGGGATCGGATACCTGATTTCCTACGGCACTAATAATTCTGCGTTCCTATGGATTTTTGCGGCGATTGGGCTGGCCTCCACGTTTTATAGCTACTGGAACTCCGATAAGTTGGCGATTCGGGCGATGGGCGCCTACCCAGTAGACCCGGGACAATACCCCCAGATTGTAAAAATCGTCACCGAGCTGTCTCAAGCCGCCGGGCAACCGATGCCGCGCCTCTATATTGCCCCCACCGCCACCCCGAATGCTTTTGCTACCGGCAGGAACCCCTCCCATGCAGCGGTTTGCTGCACCGAAGGAATTTTGCAGTTGCTAAATGAACGGGAACTGCGCGGAGTGCTCTCCCACGAACTGATGCACGTGTATAACCGCGATATTTTAACCTCCTCAATTGCCGCCGCTATCGGGGGTTTGATTACTTCCGCAGCCCAAATGATGTTCTTTTTCGGAGGAGGACGGCGCGATGAGGAAAGCTCCGGTCCCCTGGCGGCTATCGGGGCGCTCTTAATGGTATTCCTGGCGCCATTGGCTGCAACCCTGACCCAACTAGCGATTTCTCGTACCCGCGAGTTCGATGCGGATCAAACCGGCGCGGAACTCTCCGGTGATCCCCTTGCCCTGGCTAGCGCCCTCAAGAAACTGGAGGCAGGAACTACTGCTCGTCCCCTGACGAAAAATCCGCAAACCGAGAAAGTCGGGTTCATGATGATTACGAACCCATTTAGGGCAGGAGGTATGCGGCAGCTATTTTCTACCCACCCCCCAATGGATCAGCGGATTCGCCGCCTAGAAGAAATGGCAGGGTACTAG
- a CDS encoding DMT family transporter gives MLAKSTTGTTVPSPIKHVSHGKAVLVLLLGTLFLSGTPLWVKAANMDPATQAWLRVILGFLCLLPLGVMEIRKKQSLPKKGIILAVISGLFLGVDFTAWNYSIFLIGSGVAAILLNLQVVIVPMLTAIIDKFRLPRSFAFVLPIMIVGVLFTGGVFESGGDAFVGPKTITMFGMELKTAVLGTAFGLTSGICYSCYLYFSRKASTSAPRKDLYVQPMMYTMLAQAVFPTIWMFTGGNGFNMTHGVLTKNAEGVMVLPAMNDGISISEATMMGDPINTGNWINLIILIVIGQAAAWTMVQYGSVWLDPTLSAGILLLSPVTSVIIAGPLFSEWPSALQWLGVVLILGCVAYQNGLLQILIAKITGKPLAKDEYAEEPEDIAAAESRE, from the coding sequence ATGTTAGCTAAATCAACTACGGGGACCACTGTCCCATCTCCAATAAAACATGTCAGTCACGGCAAGGCTGTTTTGGTTCTCCTGCTCGGTACTTTGTTTTTGTCGGGTACCCCGCTTTGGGTGAAAGCAGCCAATATGGATCCGGCCACTCAGGCCTGGCTTCGCGTTATCCTCGGATTCTTGTGTCTATTGCCTTTAGGTGTCATGGAAATCCGCAAAAAGCAGTCACTGCCCAAAAAAGGCATCATCCTGGCGGTAATCTCCGGTCTGTTCTTGGGTGTGGACTTCACCGCCTGGAACTACTCAATCTTCCTAATCGGTTCCGGCGTGGCCGCGATTCTGCTTAACCTGCAGGTTGTGATTGTGCCCATGCTGACTGCAATTATCGACAAGTTCCGCCTGCCTCGATCCTTCGCCTTCGTGCTGCCCATCATGATTGTGGGCGTGCTCTTCACCGGCGGCGTGTTTGAAAGTGGCGGCGACGCTTTTGTCGGTCCCAAAACCATCACCATGTTTGGAATGGAGCTCAAGACCGCAGTCCTTGGTACTGCCTTCGGTTTGACCTCCGGCATCTGCTACTCGTGCTACCTGTACTTCTCTCGGAAGGCCAGTACATCGGCACCGCGTAAAGATCTCTACGTCCAGCCCATGATGTACACCATGCTGGCACAGGCAGTATTCCCCACCATTTGGATGTTTACTGGCGGCAACGGCTTCAATATGACCCATGGCGTATTGACCAAGAACGCTGAGGGCGTAATGGTGCTGCCAGCGATGAACGATGGTATTTCCATCTCGGAAGCAACCATGATGGGTGACCCCATCAATACTGGCAACTGGATTAACCTGATTATCCTGATTGTCATCGGTCAGGCTGCTGCCTGGACCATGGTTCAGTATGGTTCCGTTTGGCTGGATCCGACCCTGTCGGCCGGTATTCTGCTCCTATCTCCGGTTACCTCAGTTATCATCGCCGGTCCGCTATTCTCTGAATGGCCGTCTGCCTTGCAATGGCTGGGTGTGGTGCTGATTTTGGGTTGCGTGGCATATCAAAACGGGTTGCTACAAATACTGATAGCAAAGATAACGGGTAAACCCTTAGCCAAAGATGAGTACGCTGAGGAGCCCGAAGATATCGCTGCCGCGGAAAGTAGAGAATAA
- a CDS encoding urease subunit gamma — protein MKLTQREQEKLLIVVAADVAQRRKDRGVKLNQPEAVALISAAIMEGARDGKTVAQLMSECVNILTRDDVMEGVPEMIPDVQLEVTFPDGTKLVTVHNPIR, from the coding sequence ATGAAACTCACTCAGCGTGAGCAGGAAAAGCTGCTTATCGTCGTCGCTGCCGATGTCGCGCAGCGCCGCAAGGATCGCGGTGTTAAGCTCAACCAACCTGAGGCAGTTGCTTTGATTTCAGCTGCCATCATGGAGGGCGCTCGTGACGGTAAGACCGTTGCCCAGTTGATGAGCGAATGTGTAAACATTTTGACCCGCGATGACGTAATGGAAGGTGTCCCTGAAATGATTCCCGACGTTCAGTTGGAGGTCACTTTCCCAGATGGCACCAAACTGGTCACCGTACACAATCCGATTCGCTAA
- a CDS encoding urease subunit beta — protein MIPGEYLLQDEPVKLNADREAITLEVTNTGDRPVQVGSHFHFAEANSELDFDRKAALGKRLDIPAGTAVRLEPGDSRTVNLVDFGGKREIYGFNGKVNAQLD, from the coding sequence ATGATTCCAGGTGAATACTTACTACAAGATGAGCCGGTCAAGCTGAACGCAGATCGGGAAGCGATTACCCTCGAGGTAACCAACACCGGTGACCGTCCTGTTCAGGTTGGCTCTCACTTCCACTTCGCAGAAGCTAATAGTGAGCTTGATTTTGACCGCAAGGCCGCTCTGGGCAAGCGCCTCGATATTCCCGCCGGCACCGCAGTCAGGTTAGAGCCGGGCGATTCCCGCACGGTTAACCTCGTTGACTTTGGTGGAAAGCGCGAGATTTACGGCTTCAATGGCAAAGTTAACGCCCAGCTCGACTAG
- the ureC gene encoding urease subunit alpha, translating into MAFDMARRSYVELNGPTVGDGVRLADTNLIARIEKDYLTPGEEVSFGGGKVIRDGMGQDGRSVSADDVVDLVITSATIIDYTGIYKADIGVKDGRIYKIGQAGNPDTQDNIDIKVGVGTEVIGGAGMIVTAGGVDTHIHYISPDQIEAALDNGITTHIGGGTGPVDSTNATTVTAGPTNLRHMIQASENFPINVGFLGKGHAGAPDPLREQILAGAVGLKIHEDWGATANVIDQALALADEMDFQVAIHTDTLNEGGFADNTIAAFKNRVIHTFHTEGAGGGHAPDILKVAGLPNVLPASTNPTLPYTINTMDEHLDMIMVCHHLNPDLPEDVAFADSRIRKETIAAEDVLHDMGIMSITSSDSQAMGRVGEVVTRTWQVAHRMKEQFGPLAGDSEGNDNERIKRYVAKYTINPAIATGVSHAVGSVEEGKLADLVIWEPAYFGVKPKMVLKNGYVIRSVMGDCNASIPTPEPRTMRYSYAARGVLAAKTSVTFLPTAAIEAGLEDELRADGMNRMFVEAKNMRNISKADMKHNSATPNIEVDPQTYEVRVDGKLITSEPASVLPMAQRYFLF; encoded by the coding sequence ATGGCGTTTGATATGGCGCGGCGTTCGTATGTCGAGCTGAATGGTCCAACGGTGGGCGATGGCGTTCGACTTGCTGATACTAATCTGATTGCCCGCATTGAGAAGGACTACCTGACTCCCGGCGAAGAGGTCTCGTTCGGCGGCGGCAAAGTTATCCGCGATGGTATGGGACAAGACGGTCGTTCGGTTTCCGCCGACGACGTGGTCGATCTGGTGATTACCAGCGCGACAATTATCGATTACACCGGAATTTACAAGGCCGATATCGGCGTAAAAGACGGCAGGATTTATAAGATTGGGCAGGCGGGTAACCCCGACACCCAAGACAATATCGACATTAAAGTCGGCGTGGGCACCGAGGTAATCGGCGGCGCAGGCATGATTGTCACCGCTGGCGGGGTAGATACTCACATTCACTACATTTCCCCCGACCAGATAGAAGCCGCCCTCGACAACGGTATTACCACCCATATCGGTGGTGGCACCGGTCCGGTGGATTCCACCAATGCCACCACGGTTACCGCTGGTCCTACCAACCTGCGACACATGATTCAAGCCTCAGAGAACTTTCCGATTAACGTTGGCTTCCTGGGTAAAGGGCATGCGGGTGCGCCAGATCCTTTGCGCGAGCAAATCTTGGCCGGAGCTGTGGGGCTAAAGATTCACGAGGACTGGGGCGCAACTGCAAATGTTATTGACCAGGCTCTAGCCCTAGCCGATGAGATGGATTTCCAGGTGGCAATCCACACTGACACCCTTAACGAGGGCGGGTTTGCTGACAACACCATTGCGGCATTCAAGAACCGCGTGATTCACACCTTCCACACTGAGGGCGCTGGCGGTGGCCACGCCCCCGATATTTTGAAGGTTGCGGGGCTGCCGAATGTGTTGCCGGCGTCCACTAACCCCACGCTGCCTTACACCATTAACACCATGGACGAGCACCTCGACATGATTATGGTGTGCCACCACTTGAACCCGGATCTTCCGGAGGACGTGGCTTTTGCTGATTCTCGTATCCGTAAGGAAACTATCGCGGCAGAGGACGTGCTGCACGATATGGGCATCATGTCGATTACTTCCTCTGACTCGCAGGCCATGGGGCGTGTGGGTGAGGTTGTCACCCGCACCTGGCAGGTTGCGCACCGGATGAAGGAACAGTTCGGTCCGCTGGCTGGCGATTCGGAAGGCAATGATAACGAGCGCATTAAGCGCTATGTTGCCAAGTACACCATTAACCCGGCGATTGCTACTGGTGTCAGCCACGCTGTCGGTTCCGTTGAGGAAGGCAAGCTAGCTGACCTGGTTATTTGGGAGCCGGCTTACTTTGGTGTGAAGCCGAAGATGGTGTTGAAGAACGGGTATGTTATTCGCTCGGTTATGGGTGATTGCAATGCCTCTATCCCCACCCCGGAGCCTCGGACGATGCGTTACTCTTATGCTGCTCGTGGCGTACTGGCGGCTAAGACTTCGGTTACTTTCTTGCCGACTGCTGCTATTGAGGCTGGTCTGGAAGATGAGCTACGCGCCGATGGCATGAACCGGATGTTCGTGGAAGCGAAGAATATGCGGAATATCTCTAAGGCGGATATGAAGCACAACTCAGCTACCCCGAATATTGAGGTTGATCCGCAGACCTACGAGGTACGGGTGGATGGCAAGCTGATTACTTCAGAGCCAGCTTCCGTGCTGCCTATGGCTCAGCGTTACTTCCTCTTCTAA
- a CDS encoding urease accessory protein UreE, whose protein sequence is MTVSEILGNVAELSAAEREKLQIDYLVFDNESRLKRVQRARTESGREIPIKFKPGFREIKDGDILVREGDAAVVAKMETTDVLVIKPQSIREMGVVAHTLGNRHMQAQFFDVDSQFGAPVMVVRYDHTVEDYLDHVKVNYERGDYVMPEAFRHAEHTH, encoded by the coding sequence ATGACTGTATCTGAAATTTTAGGTAACGTTGCCGAATTATCCGCTGCAGAGCGGGAAAAACTACAAATTGACTACCTGGTTTTCGATAATGAATCCCGCCTCAAGAGGGTGCAGCGGGCTCGCACTGAATCCGGACGCGAAATTCCCATTAAGTTCAAGCCAGGATTTAGGGAAATAAAAGATGGCGACATCTTGGTTCGTGAGGGCGATGCGGCAGTCGTCGCCAAGATGGAAACTACCGATGTGCTGGTTATCAAACCGCAGAGTATTCGGGAAATGGGCGTGGTCGCGCATACCCTGGGAAATCGTCACATGCAAGCACAGTTCTTTGATGTGGATAGTCAATTTGGGGCGCCAGTAATGGTGGTGCGTTACGACCATACCGTTGAGGACTATCTAGATCACGTCAAAGTAAACTACGAGCGCGGCGATTACGTGATGCCGGAAGCTTTCCGTCATGCAGAGCACACCCACTGA
- a CDS encoding urease accessory protein UreF has product MQSTPTDIRRKLVTWHLTDSALPTGGFAHSAGLETFVQDDRVANPDSFAKWLHGYLRQASFNDALAVKCAVQLYQREGSEEEKLATLRELDTLLHACQAPKQVRASMNSMGKRMARIASFIAPEDFLVTQYAQATAEHQMHGNPGIAAGLALAAAGISLEDAISAYLMQMANSITQNAIRAIPLGQDAGQKILVGAYPLIEKATQMTLDHDISDLGCVAPQLEIAQMAHEDLRSRMFMS; this is encoded by the coding sequence ATGCAGAGCACACCCACTGACATTCGTCGGAAACTGGTAACTTGGCACCTTACCGATTCCGCCCTGCCTACTGGGGGGTTTGCCCACTCCGCTGGTTTAGAAACCTTTGTACAAGATGATCGGGTTGCTAACCCCGACAGCTTTGCTAAGTGGTTACATGGCTACCTCAGACAGGCGAGTTTCAATGACGCGCTGGCAGTTAAATGTGCTGTTCAGTTGTACCAGCGAGAAGGTAGCGAGGAAGAAAAACTAGCTACCCTGAGGGAGTTAGATACTCTCTTGCACGCTTGCCAAGCACCGAAACAGGTACGTGCCTCCATGAATTCGATGGGTAAACGGATGGCTAGAATCGCCTCCTTTATCGCCCCTGAAGATTTTCTGGTCACTCAATATGCGCAGGCAACCGCGGAGCATCAGATGCACGGCAACCCGGGGATTGCTGCGGGTCTCGCCCTAGCAGCCGCGGGTATCAGCCTAGAAGATGCCATTTCTGCCTATCTCATGCAGATGGCTAACTCGATTACCCAAAATGCTATCCGGGCTATCCCTCTGGGGCAGGACGCCGGACAGAAAATTCTGGTTGGTGCTTACCCGCTCATCGAGAAAGCAACCCAAATGACCCTGGATCACGATATAAGTGATCTAGGCTGTGTGGCTCCCCAATTGGAGATTGCCCAGATGGCACATGAGGATCTGCGGTCACGAATGTTTATGTCATAA